Proteins co-encoded in one Campylobacter ornithocola genomic window:
- a CDS encoding amino acid ABC transporter ATP-binding protein: protein MIKIENLIKKYGELEVLKDISTEIHKGDIVAIIGPSGGGKSTFLRCLNKLETPDSGNIYINGINILDKKTDINKIRQKVSMVFQHFNLFNNKNVLENLCLAPVQTKIMSKDEAVKKARELLKKVGLSDKENYFPHKLSGGQKQRIAIARSLMMNPDVILFDEPTSALDPEMIGEVLNIMKEVAKEGLTMLVVTHEMGFARNVANRIFFMDKGVIAVDESPKIAFENPTNERLKEFLNQVLNH, encoded by the coding sequence ATGATTAAAATAGAAAATTTGATTAAAAAATATGGGGAATTAGAAGTTTTAAAAGATATTAGCACTGAAATACACAAAGGTGATATTGTTGCTATTATAGGACCTAGTGGAGGTGGAAAAAGTACTTTTTTACGATGTTTAAATAAACTTGAAACACCTGATAGTGGTAATATTTATATCAATGGTATTAATATACTTGATAAAAAAACAGATATAAATAAAATTCGTCAAAAAGTCAGCATGGTATTTCAACATTTTAATCTTTTTAATAATAAAAATGTTTTAGAAAATTTATGTCTAGCGCCGGTGCAAACTAAAATCATGAGTAAAGATGAGGCAGTAAAAAAAGCACGAGAATTACTCAAAAAAGTTGGTCTAAGTGATAAAGAAAATTATTTCCCTCACAAACTTTCAGGTGGACAAAAACAACGTATTGCTATAGCAAGATCATTAATGATGAATCCTGATGTAATTTTATTTGATGAGCCAACTTCAGCATTAGACCCTGAAATGATAGGTGAAGTTTTAAACATCATGAAAGAAGTAGCCAAAGAAGGTTTAACCATGCTTGTAGTTACACATGAAATGGGATTTGCAAGAAATGTAGCTAATCGAATTTTCTTTATGGATAAAGGCGTTATAGCAGTAGATGAAAGTCCTAAAATAGCCTTTGAAAATCCAACAAATGAAAGATTGAAAGAATTTTTGAATCAAGTTTTAAACCATTAA
- a CDS encoding tRNA (cytidine(34)-2'-O)-methyltransferase, giving the protein MFHIVLVEPRIPQNTGSIGRMCFNVGFTLHIINPLFSVDEKAVKRAGLDYWKKLNPLLWNNLEDFLKEYEKFQDRFFFATTKTTQAYFDINYQKGDFLFFGSESFGLPMDLMQKKWENTITIPMKDCGRSLNLATSVGIVSYEALRQNFASFEKY; this is encoded by the coding sequence ATGTTTCATATAGTCTTAGTTGAGCCTCGTATACCGCAAAATACAGGAAGTATAGGTAGAATGTGTTTTAATGTAGGGTTTACTTTGCATATTATCAATCCACTTTTTAGCGTTGATGAAAAAGCAGTTAAAAGAGCAGGGCTTGATTATTGGAAAAAATTAAATCCTTTACTATGGAATAATTTAGAAGATTTTTTAAAAGAATATGAGAAATTTCAAGATAGATTTTTCTTTGCAACAACTAAGACTACTCAGGCTTATTTTGATATAAACTACCAAAAAGGCGATTTTTTGTTTTTTGGAAGTGAGAGTTTTGGCTTACCTATGGATTTAATGCAAAAAAAATGGGAAAATACCATTACTATACCGATGAAAGATTGTGGAAGAAGTTTGAATTTAGCCACAAGTGTGGGCATAGTGAGTTATGAAGCTTTGAGACAAAATTTTGCCTCTTTTGAAAAATATTAA
- a CDS encoding SU10 major capsid protein, translating to MALSSMDFTPPATQNVKLKPSVYEKIIQIGASETPLLNKIGTSSVTSPLLHSWLTDTLADPKKNANLELSKFNGETKNTTQKTSNATQIFITEVSVTTALMKAKQYGGNEMEYQVGKKTKEHKRDIEFALFGLGRDSDVKVSVFKEHVQAQNGVSGEMAGLFHYIAKGQTSFSGGKRGNVLAFDEAKDWSGTPSLLTEDKLSQILQSIWDSGATPKDVFLGASLKPAINKLATRIFGNEKNLVGNVMSLETDFGTINFHLHRLLSPKYGLGDVLIAGDFEFMKHGLYIPTFIEDVPTDATAKAKRFYTQSTLEVRNADAFAIGVGLSSVEGGVLKLKK from the coding sequence ATGGCTTTGTCATCTATGGACTTTACCCCACCAGCAACACAAAATGTTAAATTAAAACCTAGCGTATATGAAAAGATTATACAAATAGGTGCAAGCGAGACACCACTTTTAAACAAAATAGGCACATCAAGTGTTACAAGCCCACTGTTGCATTCTTGGCTTACAGATACATTAGCAGACCCAAAGAAGAATGCTAATTTGGAATTAAGTAAATTTAATGGCGAAACAAAAAACACAACTCAAAAAACATCTAATGCAACACAAATTTTTATTACAGAAGTTTCAGTTACCACGGCTTTAATGAAAGCTAAACAATATGGTGGCAATGAGATGGAATATCAAGTTGGTAAAAAGACAAAAGAGCATAAAAGAGATATAGAATTTGCTTTATTTGGCTTAGGTCGTGATAGTGATGTTAAGGTGTCAGTATTTAAAGAGCATGTTCAAGCACAAAATGGCGTAAGTGGAGAAATGGCAGGATTGTTTCACTACATAGCAAAAGGACAAACAAGCTTTAGTGGTGGAAAAAGAGGCAATGTATTAGCATTTGATGAAGCAAAAGATTGGAGTGGAACTCCTAGTTTGCTTACTGAAGATAAATTAAGTCAAATTTTACAAAGCATTTGGGATAGTGGTGCTACACCTAAAGATGTATTTTTAGGAGCTAGTTTAAAACCGGCTATTAATAAACTCGCTACTAGGATTTTTGGAAATGAGAAAAATCTAGTTGGAAATGTTATGAGCCTTGAGACAGATTTTGGAACTATTAATTTTCACTTACATAGACTATTAAGCCCTAAATATGGATTAGGCGATGTTTTAATAGCAGGTGATTTTGAGTTTATGAAACACGGGCTTTACATTCCTACTTTTATTGAAGATGTACCTACTGATGCAACAGCAAAAGCAAAAAGATTTTACACTCAAAGCACATTAGAAGTAAGAAATGCTGATGCATTTGCTATAGGTGTTGGGCTTAGTAGTGTCGAAGGTGGAGTTTTAAAGCTTAAAAAATGA
- a CDS encoding DUF1353 domain-containing protein, whose protein sequence is MHRVVVKPFGKDRFEVVKEFEVSLCGLNFIVPKGFISDGASVPRIFWSIYPPYKSEYFSASIAHDYLCQKAYSKDDYKLADKVLKEAMSELGCSKVKTFIFYHACNTFHVVKCFLKGLK, encoded by the coding sequence ATGCATAGAGTTGTAGTTAAGCCTTTTGGTAAAGATAGATTTGAAGTTGTAAAAGAATTTGAAGTTAGTTTGTGTGGTTTAAATTTTATCGTGCCAAAAGGCTTTATTAGTGATGGTGCTTCAGTGCCACGTATTTTTTGGAGTATTTATCCTCCATATAAAAGTGAGTATTTTAGTGCTAGCATCGCGCATGATTATTTATGCCAAAAAGCATATTCAAAAGATGATTATAAGCTAGCAGATAAAGTTTTAAAAGAAGCTATGAGTGAGCTTGGTTGTTCTAAAGTAAAGACTTTTATTTTTTATCATGCGTGTAATACATTCCATGTGGTTAAATGTTTTTTGAAAGGATTAAAATGA
- a CDS encoding alanine/glycine:cation symporter family protein encodes MDLISQFVAFVNNQYYSILVILLIITGFYYSYLTGFVQFRMLPYVFDILTEKQEKHEKHHITPFQALMISTASRVGIGNIAGIAVAVVLGGPGALFWMWAMAFFGGASAFAESTLAQVYKSRDGKSFKGGPAYYISKALNLKWLGAIFAVILIITYAYGFNGLQSQTMTSAFEFYYKGMVDASEVSFAQSWWPIVIGAILAIFAAYMFFGDHTKIGKVSSVIVPIMAMIYVGLSIIAMFMNFDKIPEVFSMIFKSAFDFEAIFGGFAGSALVIGIKRGLFSNEAGMGSAPNAAASALTTHPAKQGVIQAFSVLIDVIICTSSGFLVLFSLAYANNIGVDGKPILTALPLVQESMKEYYGNLGVHFTTVSIVLFAITSLIGNYYYAQANIKYLTQNPIIINIFKASAVLMIFIGANMDLKFAWDLADTTMAFMATINIVSILLLGSIVKKVLKDFSEQKRQGRDPVFSASKLGIKNAECWD; translated from the coding sequence ATGGATTTAATATCCCAATTTGTTGCCTTTGTGAATAATCAGTATTATTCTATTTTGGTAATTTTACTTATTATTACGGGGTTTTATTATAGTTATTTGACGGGTTTTGTGCAATTTCGAATGCTTCCTTATGTGTTTGATATCTTAACAGAAAAGCAAGAAAAGCATGAAAAACACCATATTACTCCTTTTCAAGCTTTAATGATTTCAACAGCATCAAGAGTTGGTATAGGAAATATCGCAGGTATTGCAGTAGCAGTTGTTTTGGGTGGTCCTGGTGCTTTATTTTGGATGTGGGCTATGGCATTTTTTGGTGGTGCCTCAGCTTTTGCAGAAAGCACTTTAGCACAAGTTTATAAAAGTCGTGATGGAAAAAGTTTTAAAGGTGGTCCTGCTTATTATATTAGCAAAGCTTTAAATTTAAAATGGCTTGGAGCTATTTTTGCAGTGATTTTAATCATCACCTATGCTTATGGGTTCAATGGTCTTCAAAGTCAAACGATGACTTCAGCATTTGAGTTTTACTATAAGGGTATGGTTGATGCTAGCGAAGTAAGTTTTGCACAAAGTTGGTGGCCTATCGTAATAGGAGCTATTTTAGCCATTTTTGCAGCTTATATGTTTTTTGGTGATCATACTAAAATAGGTAAAGTAAGCTCAGTTATCGTTCCTATTATGGCGATGATTTATGTGGGTTTGTCTATTATAGCGATGTTTATGAATTTTGATAAAATTCCTGAAGTATTTTCTATGATTTTTAAAAGTGCTTTTGACTTTGAAGCTATTTTTGGCGGATTTGCGGGTTCTGCTTTGGTTATAGGTATAAAAAGAGGATTGTTTTCAAACGAGGCAGGTATGGGTTCAGCTCCAAATGCAGCAGCTTCAGCTCTAACAACTCATCCTGCAAAACAAGGAGTTATTCAAGCATTTTCTGTATTAATTGATGTGATTATTTGTACAAGTTCAGGATTTTTAGTATTATTTTCACTTGCCTATGCAAACAACATTGGAGTAGATGGTAAGCCTATTTTAACAGCTCTGCCTTTAGTGCAAGAATCTATGAAAGAATACTATGGAAATTTAGGAGTACATTTTACTACTGTTAGTATAGTTTTATTTGCTATTACTTCTTTAATTGGAAATTATTACTATGCTCAAGCAAATATTAAATATCTTACTCAAAATCCTATTATTATCAATATATTCAAAGCAAGTGCTGTGCTTATGATTTTTATCGGTGCAAATATGGATTTAAAATTTGCATGGGATTTAGCTGATACTACTATGGCATTTATGGCTACAATTAATATCGTTTCTATTTTATTACTTGGTAGTATAGTTAAAAAGGTATTAAAAGATTTTAGTGAGCAAAAAAGACAAGGTAGAGATCCTGTATTTAGTGCTTCAAAACTTGGTATTAAAAACGCAGAGTGTTGGGATTGA
- a CDS encoding DUF4376 domain-containing protein, with protein sequence MFVYKNNGSSLGENLNLNIINDATSSNRIIALINRNLQIAEDSYVDDITPEEIQAGTQAVKDYCFANKNENLYFEYLLAISQEDEKLNVLKEKKKHEIQTKRDEALESGLIYNEHTFQTREKDKLNINGAVTNLMLDMQSGTNSISEIIWIDINDEKVTFAPQDFLKFASSVAYHTQEITFKANILKERIEQAKSEQDLEAIVWEE encoded by the coding sequence ATGTTTGTATATAAAAATAATGGTAGTTCTTTAGGAGAAAATCTAAACTTAAACATAATAAACGATGCTACATCTAGTAATAGAATAATAGCACTAATTAATAGAAACTTACAGATAGCAGAAGATAGTTATGTAGACGACATCACACCTGAAGAAATACAAGCAGGAACACAAGCAGTAAAAGATTATTGCTTTGCAAATAAAAATGAGAATTTATATTTTGAGTACCTACTAGCAATTTCACAAGAAGATGAAAAACTAAATGTTTTAAAAGAAAAGAAAAAACATGAAATTCAAACTAAAAGAGATGAGGCTTTAGAAAGCGGACTTATTTATAATGAGCATACTTTCCAAACAAGAGAAAAAGACAAGCTTAATATCAATGGAGCTGTAACTAATTTAATGCTTGATATGCAAAGTGGAACTAACTCAATTTCTGAAATCATTTGGATTGATATCAATGATGAAAAAGTAACTTTTGCACCACAAGATTTTTTAAAATTTGCTTCAAGCGTAGCTTATCATACCCAAGAAATTACTTTTAAAGCAAATATTTTAAAAGAAAGAATAGAACAAGCTAAATCTGAGCAAGATTTAGAAGCTATTGTTTGGGAGGAATGA
- a CDS encoding DUF5675 family protein, which produces MKLKLTRKYLRNTCVIGEFKVLDEKENILFKCFSLEEDKEGIEIEKDLRVPAGVYNLKRHTLSSFNDKGKRVLAGVKVLNDDDSVVNIYNDDVPFDRHILIHWGNTDKDTKGCILLGLTKSDESIAQSRQACKKLYDLLYQQDLSNIKLEITNEF; this is translated from the coding sequence ATGAAATTAAAATTAACTAGAAAGTATTTAAGAAATACTTGTGTCATAGGAGAGTTTAAAGTCTTAGATGAAAAAGAAAATATTCTTTTTAAGTGTTTTTCTTTGGAAGAAGATAAAGAAGGGATTGAAATAGAAAAAGACTTAAGAGTTCCTGCGGGAGTTTATAATCTAAAAAGACATACGCTATCTAGTTTTAATGATAAAGGTAAAAGGGTATTAGCAGGAGTTAAGGTTTTAAACGATGATGATAGCGTTGTAAATATCTACAACGATGATGTACCTTTTGATAGACACATTTTAATACATTGGGGAAATACAGACAAAGATACAAAAGGCTGTATTTTACTAGGTTTAACTAAGAGTGATGAAAGTATAGCTCAAAGCAGACAAGCTTGTAAAAAATTATATGATTTGCTATATCAGCAAGATTTATCAAATATAAAATTAGAAATCACAAACGAATTTTAG
- a CDS encoding Rha family transcriptional regulator, with protein MEKLAVINGVGVELEVANDQVTTTSLDIAAVFNKRHDNIIAKIETFPKDSFTDLNFKASKYTDSTGRVLPCYKITRDGFSLLVMGFTGEKAYKWKLAFINAFNEMEKRLKNIKAEQMQKLAFRQSLGYKSQLAQQKLKYENEIKALKYDLEHKNELSFKRRLSNEELLELRKFLAKDYEIVCFKKWEYMLFAESISRKNYKLDKANGFCVYKSIEEKFNSRLDYYKHYDEYEEKWGNLLRR; from the coding sequence ATGGAAAAATTAGCTGTAATTAATGGCGTAGGTGTAGAGTTGGAGGTAGCCAACGACCAAGTAACGACTACCTCTTTAGACATCGCGGCAGTTTTTAATAAACGCCACGATAATATTATAGCAAAAATTGAAACTTTCCCAAAGGATAGTTTCACTGACCTTAATTTTAAGGCGAGTAAATATACTGATAGCACGGGTAGAGTTTTACCTTGTTATAAAATCACTCGAGATGGCTTTTCTTTACTTGTTATGGGGTTTACAGGAGAGAAAGCTTATAAATGGAAGTTAGCTTTTATTAATGCTTTCAATGAAATGGAGAAAAGATTGAAAAATATAAAAGCTGAACAAATGCAAAAACTAGCTTTTAGACAAAGCTTAGGTTATAAATCTCAACTAGCACAGCAAAAGCTAAAGTATGAAAATGAGATTAAAGCTTTAAAGTATGATTTAGAACATAAAAACGAGCTAAGCTTTAAAAGAAGACTTAGCAATGAGGAATTATTAGAGCTTAGGAAATTTCTAGCAAAAGATTATGAAATAGTTTGTTTTAAAAAATGGGAGTATATGTTGTTTGCTGAAAGCATTTCAAGAAAAAACTATAAACTAGACAAAGCAAATGGTTTTTGTGTTTATAAAAGTATAGAAGAAAAGTTTAATTCTAGGCTTGATTATTATAAACATTATGATGAATATGAAGAAAAGTGGGGTAACTTATTAAGAAGGTAA
- a CDS encoding amino acid ABC transporter permease → MKQNTIKLFVFFAIIVFWAYFSFPIEILQVKDQNGLATGEYAYTIEAKAYIHSYFTTLGLTVGGILIGIALGFFIAFLRFLEIQSLNFIIDEYIDIIRGTPLLLQLLIFSVVIFATWSDNFYVAIIALGLNSSAYVAEIVRSGIQSVDKGQMEAARAMGLNYSASMRLIIFPQAIKNILPSLMNEFISLFKETSIVGYISVMDITMQSKSLQAIYYNPKPIIFTGLVYYVSVKILTLIARFIETRLNKHD, encoded by the coding sequence TTGAAACAAAACACGATAAAACTTTTTGTATTTTTTGCCATTATTGTTTTTTGGGCTTATTTTTCATTTCCCATTGAAATTCTACAAGTTAAAGATCAAAATGGTTTAGCCACAGGTGAATACGCTTATACTATAGAAGCAAAAGCTTATATTCATAGTTATTTCACAACACTTGGTTTGACAGTGGGGGGAATTTTAATAGGAATAGCACTTGGCTTTTTCATAGCTTTTTTAAGATTTTTAGAAATCCAAAGTCTAAATTTCATCATTGATGAATATATAGATATTATACGTGGAACCCCACTACTTTTACAACTTTTGATTTTTTCAGTAGTAATTTTTGCTACTTGGAGTGATAATTTCTATGTAGCTATCATTGCACTTGGGCTTAATAGCTCTGCTTATGTAGCTGAAATTGTAAGAAGTGGAATTCAGAGTGTTGATAAAGGACAAATGGAAGCAGCAAGAGCGATGGGACTTAACTACTCTGCTTCTATGAGATTAATCATTTTTCCACAAGCAATCAAAAATATTTTACCTTCCTTGATGAATGAATTTATTTCTTTGTTTAAAGAAACTTCAATAGTAGGTTATATTAGCGTTATGGATATTACCATGCAAAGTAAAAGTTTGCAAGCAATTTATTATAATCCTAAGCCTATTATTTTTACAGGACTTGTATATTATGTAAGTGTTAAAATTCTAACATTAATTGCAAGATTTATAGAAACGAGATTAAACAAACATGATTAA